CAATTGCTGAAAGTTGGGGAGCGAATTATCATCCGGCAGTACGATACAGCCAGCGACGTTAACCTGCATTTGCGCAAGTTTGTCACCCAGATCGTATTTGTCCGGCAAATTGTCACCATTGTCGTCATTACGGTGGGGTTTTCCATCCTGCTGCTATCGTTCAACGGTGGTCGGAAAATCGGTTTAAGCTTCCTGACCTCGGCCGGGATCGCGTCGGTTGTGATCGGTTTTGCCGCCCAGCGCACCATTGCCAACCTGCTGGCCGGTATTCAGATTGCCTTTACGCAGCAAATTCGCGTCGATGATGCCGTGGTGGTTGAAAACGAATGGGGCCGGATTGAGGAAATCAACCTGACCAATGTCGTTGTGCGGGTCTGGGACCGTCGGCGGCTGATTCTGCCCATCACTTATTTCATCGAAAAACCATTTCAGAACTGGACCCGCTCACAGGCTTCGGTGCTCGGGTCAGTGCTGCTGTACCTGGATTATACGGTACCGGTTGAACGGGTCCGGGAGAAAGCCACCGCACTGGTGGACAATAACCCACTGTGGGACAAGGAGGTGTGTGCCGTGCAGGTAACCGATATTCAGCCCACCTGTGTTGTAGTGCGGATTCTGACCTCGGCCCGAAACTCCGGTGAAAGCTTTGACCTCCGGTGTTTTATCCGGGAGAATATTCTGGCCTTTCTGCGCGATGAATATCCGGAAAGCTTACCCAAAACCCGGTTCCAGTTGAGCGAAACCAATCAGCCAGCTTAAGCT
This Larkinella insperata DNA region includes the following protein-coding sequences:
- a CDS encoding mechanosensitive ion channel family protein; its protein translation is MNWTDFWDNFSQIGPEIDRWLRHNRKLSGWLLLAVAIGLGLLVNLITTQIVRIVLRRRHVEVLGLLRQYIRNAFYLFVPALFFLIITNVQERAFQRFPYASKAAEVIFVIATTWLVVQLLKVGERIIIRQYDTASDVNLHLRKFVTQIVFVRQIVTIVVITVGFSILLLSFNGGRKIGLSFLTSAGIASVVIGFAAQRTIANLLAGIQIAFTQQIRVDDAVVVENEWGRIEEINLTNVVVRVWDRRRLILPITYFIEKPFQNWTRSQASVLGSVLLYLDYTVPVERVREKATALVDNNPLWDKEVCAVQVTDIQPTCVVVRILTSARNSGESFDLRCFIRENILAFLRDEYPESLPKTRFQLSETNQPA